A DNA window from Mus pahari chromosome 13, PAHARI_EIJ_v1.1, whole genome shotgun sequence contains the following coding sequences:
- the Peli1 gene encoding E3 ubiquitin-protein ligase pellino homolog 1 — MFSPDQENHPSKAPVKYGELIVLGYNGSLPNGDRGRRKSRFALFKRPKANGVKPSTVHIACTPQAAKAISNKDQHSISYTLSRAQTVVVEYTHDSNTDMFQIGRSTESPIDFVVTDTVPGSQSNSDTQSVQSTISRFACRIICERNPPFTARIYAAGFDSSKNIFLGEKAAKWKTSDGQMDGLTTNGVLVMHPRNGFTEDSKPGIWREISVCGNVFSLRETRSAQQRGKMVEIETNQLQDGSLIDLCGATLLWRTAEGLSHTPTVKHLEALRQEINAARPQCPVGFNTLAFPSMKRKDVVDEKQPWVYLNCGHVHGYHNWGNKEERDGKDRECPMCRSVGPYVPLWLGCEAGFYVDAGPPTHAFSPCGHVCSEKTTAYWSQIPLPHGTHTFHAACPFCAHQLAGEQGYIRLIFQGPLD, encoded by the exons ATGTTTTCTCCTGATCAAGAGAATCATCCTTCCAAAGCCCCAGTCAAATATGGTGAACTCATTGTCTTAGG ATATAATGGGTCTCTCCCAAACGGtgatagaggaaggagaaaaagtagGTTTGCTTTGTTTAAAAGACCTAAGGCAAATGGGGTGAAGCCTAGCACCGTGCACATTGCATGTACTCCTCAGGCTGCCAAG GCAATAAGCAACAAGGACCAGCATAGCATATCGTATACTTTATCTCGAGCCCAGACAGTGGTGGTTGAATATACTCATGACAGCAACACTGATATGTTTCAG attGGTCGGTCAACTGAAAGTCCTATTGATTTTGTAGTAACTGACACAGTCCCTGGGAGTCAGAGTAATTCCGACACGCAGTCAGTGCAAAGCACTATATCAAGATTTGCCTGCAGGATCATATGTGAGCGCAATCCCCCCTTTACAGCTCGGATTTATGCTGCAGGATTTGATTCATCAAAAAACATCTTTCTTGGG GAGAAGGCTGCCAAGTGGAAGACATCTGATGGGCAGATGGATGGCTTGACCACTAATGGAGTTCTTGTGATGCATCCACGCAATGGGTTCACAGAAGACTCCAAACCTGGAATATGGAGAGAAATATCAGTATGTGGGAACGTCTTCAGTCTGCGTGAAACCAGATCAGCTCAGCAGAGAGGGAAGATG GTGGAAATTGAAACCAATCAGCTACAAGATGGCTCTTTAATTGACCTTTGTGGTGCAACCTTGCTGTGGCGTACTGCAGAAGGCCTGTCCCATACTCCTACTGTGAAGCACTTAGAAGCTTTAAGACAGGAGATCAATGCAGCACGACCGCAGTGCCCTGTAGGGTTCAACACACTAGCCTTCCCCAGTATGAAGAGGAAGGATGTTGTCGATGAAAAGCAGCCATGGGTATATCTAAACTGTGGCCATGTCCATGGTTATCATAACTGGGGAAACAAAGAAGAACGTGACGGCAAAGATCGTGAATGTCCTATGTGTAGGTCTGTTGGTCCCTATGTCCCTCTGTGGCTTGGATGTGAAGCTGGATTTTATGTGGACGCCGGCCCTCCCACCCATGCCTTTAGCccctgtgggcatgtgtgttcAGAAAAGACAACGGCTTACTGGTCCCAGATCCCACTTCCTCATGGTACGCACACTTTTCATGCAGCCTGTCCCTTCTGTGCACATCAGTTGGCTGGTGAACAAGGCTATATCAGACTTATTTTCCAAGGACCTCTAGACTAG